GGCTGTGCGTTCGGCGTGACGATCTTCGTCCTGCAGCAACTCAGTGCCTTGGCGGCGCTCCACACACCTCGCCCCTGGTCGGCGATGGTAGGTCCGATTCTGGACTGGGAACTGGGCCAGTTGTCGGGATATCAGTTCATGGCCAGCTCGCTGGTCAATGCGGGCCTTCACGCGATCACGCGGAGCCTGATCATCCTGGCCCTCATGCTGATTCTCCGGCTTGTCTTCCGTCAGCGATGGCTGGCGGTTTCCGGCCTGTTCCTTCTGCTGACGGCCGCTTGCGTCCTCGCGTTGGATCCTGCCAGCCTGCCAGCGTTGATTACGTGCGCCTTGCTGGGGGCCGGGGCCGCCTGTGCACTCGACGGTCCCGGATTCCTGGCCTTCGTGATCAGCCTGTTCGTGACCCGACTCCTGGTTCTGGCCCCGCTGACGCTCGATCGGCATGCATGGTACGCGAGCCAAAGTTTGCTTTCCGTCCTGATCGTCGTCGGCCTGGTTGCGTGGTCGTTGAAGACAAGTCTGACACGAAGCAGCGGCGCGAGGCGCCCGTCATCGGCGGCGTGAGCGTAACCCAGACGACCCCATGGTCGACGACAGAAATGGTCAGTGGACCGCTCTGCTATTCAATCCGGACCCTCGGCGCCAATTCGGCGTTCTGAGGATGGGATACGCACTCCGCCTCCCCCTCAGCACGAGGATCGCTTCGGCTGGTTGATCTCTCGGGCTTCCCCCAGGTCCACCCTCACATTCTCACTGCCAGACCGCGCGGTACTCATCCCCCAGTCCCACTCGAACCCGTCAGCATCGCAGGATCGTTGTTGATTTCGATGAGCCTGTCGAGCCGGGTGATCGTCAACGTCTCGCGCACCAGCGGCTGAAGACCGCTCAACACGAATCGTTGCCCCCGCGACTTGAACTCCCGGGTGAGCTGAACCAGTCCGCCTAACGACAGGCTGGGGACGAAGCTCACTTTGGTCATGTCCAGGACCACGGCCAGTTGCGGTGATTCCGCGCCGGCCGCCGAGGTCTCGGCCCGGACGGCGGCGAGATTCTTCTCGTCGAGACTCTCGTGTAGGACCCTGACAACGACGAAATTCGGGAGCCGTTCGACGATGGTGGAAGGTGAATCCGGCATAGGTTGCTCCTGCAAGGCCTGTCAATGTCAGGCAATGCCTCCGATACGCTTGATGCCGCGCATGGCAATGGAAAGGGCTTCCGGATTGGTCGCCCAACGAAGCGCCTCCGTTCCGCTGATCTGTTCCTGCTGGTACATCGACAACAAGTGCTGATCG
The window above is part of the Phycisphaerae bacterium genome. Proteins encoded here:
- a CDS encoding STAS domain-containing protein, whose protein sequence is MPDSPSTIVERLPNFVVVRVLHESLDEKNLAAVRAETSAAGAESPQLAVVLDMTKVSFVPSLSLGGLVQLTREFKSRGQRFVLSGLQPLVRETLTITRLDRLIEINNDPAMLTGSSGTGG